Proteins encoded in a region of the Enterococcus gilvus ATCC BAA-350 genome:
- a CDS encoding MaoC/PaaZ C-terminal domain-containing protein, producing the protein MNLYTMKARKIGKSIDEIEEGDSLSLTESIEDNQILLYLGLTNDANPLYIQHDYAKETEYEQPLVPSVMLMGIITSAISKHLPGPGSHVVNFSINFIDPVFHYETLTFEFEVIKVDKMKDVVTISVEAVESTDNEEKRILDAVVMVKPPQAHIGDDLNE; encoded by the coding sequence ATGAATTTGTATACTATGAAAGCTCGGAAAATAGGCAAATCGATTGATGAAATTGAGGAAGGTGACTCGTTATCGTTAACGGAATCAATCGAAGATAATCAGATTCTTTTATATTTAGGATTAACAAACGATGCCAATCCTTTGTATATCCAACATGATTACGCAAAAGAAACTGAATATGAACAACCACTTGTCCCATCGGTTATGTTAATGGGGATCATAACAAGTGCGATTTCAAAACATTTACCAGGACCGGGTTCTCATGTCGTGAATTTTTCTATCAATTTTATTGATCCAGTTTTCCATTATGAAACGTTGACCTTTGAGTTTGAAGTGATCAAAGTGGATAAAATGAAAGATGTTGTTACGATCTCTGTTGAAGCGGTGGAGTCCACCGACAATGAAGAGAAACGCATTTTAGATGCAGTGGTAATGGTGAAACCGCCACAGGCACATATAGGAGATGATTTGAATGAATAA